CGCCCGTTAATAACTCAATACCGTGGGAAACATACCAGGCAGCATCGTGCAGTTGCATGACACTGGCGGGTTTCTCACCCGCCAGTACCGGAGAGAGCTGAATGCGGTTGTAGCTGAGCCCGGGTTCTTCGCCAAATACTGTAATAGCAAAACGCCCCGAGGCCCGCGCCACAACCTGCTCGACCAGACGAATGGCGGCCATGCCATTACCGATAACAATCAGACGTTGCGGTTTCATAAGCGGCTCCTCAGGCAGCCTTCGGCTGTTTTTCGTAGAGAAAACGCAGCACCTGCTGGCGCAAATGGTGATAGCGACGGTCTTCCGCCAGTTCCACGCGGTTGCGCGGGCGTGGTAAATCCACCAGCAATGTTTCGCCCACCGTTGCCGCAGGGCCGTTGGTCATCATCAACACGCGATCTGAGAGCAGCACCGCTTCATCCACGTCATGGGTGATCAGCACAATAGTGGTGCGCAGCTCTTGCTGAATGTGCATCACCGCATCTTGCAAATGGGCGCGAGTTAGCGCGTCGAGCGCGCCGAAGGGTTCATCCATCAGCAACACTTTTGGTTTCATCGCCAGTGCGCGAGCAATACCTACCCGCTGCTTCATGCCGCCTGAAATTTCACCTGGGCGTTTATCAATGGCGTGACCCATTTGCACCCGCTCAAGGTTGTGAATGATCCATTCACGCCGTTCGGCGCGACTCATGGTGCGGCGAAAAACCTGGTCTACCGCCAGCGCGACATTGTCAAAACAGGTCATCCATGGCAGCAGTGAATGGTTTTGAAACACCACCGCGCGTTCAGGACCGGGACCGGCAATTTCACGGTTGTCGCAAAGCAGCCCCCCTTCTGACGGCAACGTTATCCCGGCAATCAAGTTGAGCAGCGTGGATTTACCGCATCCGGAATGGCCAATCAGGCTGATGGTTTCCCCTTCGGCGATATCAAAACTGACATTGCTCAGTGCAATAAACTCACCGCTTGCGGTAGAAAAATGTTGGCTGACATTTTGAACCTGAATAATTTTCTTCATGTTTTTCCCCTTATTTTTCCCAGCTAAAGCGACGCGCTAACAGCATTAAGCCTTGTTCGAGCAACAGCCCAACCACCCCGATAATCACAATGGCAATAAGGATGTTTTCGACGTTGAGGTTGTTCCACTCATTCCAGATCCAAAAGCCAATCCCCAACCCGCCAGTCAGCATTTCTGCGGCAACAATCACCAGCCAGGCGATGCCGATAGATAAACGCACGCCGGTTAATACCGCAGGGAGAACCGCCGGAAATAAAATGCGCCGCATGACCGTCCATTCGGAAAGCTTCAGCACACGCGCCACGTTGAGATAGTCGTCCGGGATGCGCTTCACCCCTTCGGCGGTATTGATAACCATCGGCCAGATGGAACAGATGAAAATGGTCCAGCTCGACGCAGGTTCGGCCTTCTGGAAGAGCAGTAAACCAATTGGCAGCCAGGCCAGCGGGCTGACCGGGCGCAATAGCGCGATAATCGGGTTAAACATGCGGGCGAGGAAGGTAAAGCGGCCAATCAGGAAACCCGCCGGAATACCCACGATGGCGGCAAGACCGAACCCTATAGCCACACGCTGAAGTGAAGCCAGGATGTTCCAGCCGATGCCCTGGTCGTTTGGTCCGGCGTTATAGAACGGGTCGGAGAACAAGACGATTGCCGAATCCAGGGTGCTGAGCGGCGTCGGGATGCCTTTGCCGTTGAGCGCGGCGAGTTGCCATGCCAACACCAACAAACCCATACCGAAAACGGCGGGGATCAGGCGTTGAAACAGACTCAAACTTAGCTGGCGCCATCGTGGTTTGCGGCGACGAACGACGACCGGTGGCAGTGAGATCACTTCACCCACAGGGGCGCTAAGTTCCGGCACTGACGGTTTTTGTGCTGGCGTGTTCATATCATTCCCCTTCGCGTTTAATGGCAAAACTTGCGGCGTAAGCGGCAGGATGGCCGCCGTTCCAGGTGCTTCCATCCATCAACGTGCTGGTGCGCATCGGGCTTGAAGGTAGTGAAACGTTACCCACGGCTGCTGCGGCTTGCTGATAGATGTCGATACGGTTAATGCGTTTGGCAACGGCGAGATAATCCGGGTCGTGGTCCAGCAATCCCCAACGACGATGCTGGGTCAGGAACCACATGCCGTCGGATAACCACGGGAAAGTCACTTCGCCATCACGGAAAAACTGCATTGCGTGGTTGTCCTGCCAGGTTTTCCCCATCCCGTTGTCGTATTGCCCGAGCATGCGCCCGGTGAGGTATTCAGCTTTGGTGTTGAGATAAGCTCGT
The nucleotide sequence above comes from Buttiauxella selenatireducens. Encoded proteins:
- the ntrB gene encoding nitrate ABC transporter permease; protein product: MNTPAQKPSVPELSAPVGEVISLPPVVVRRRKPRWRQLSLSLFQRLIPAVFGMGLLVLAWQLAALNGKGIPTPLSTLDSAIVLFSDPFYNAGPNDQGIGWNILASLQRVAIGFGLAAIVGIPAGFLIGRFTFLARMFNPIIALLRPVSPLAWLPIGLLLFQKAEPASSWTIFICSIWPMVINTAEGVKRIPDDYLNVARVLKLSEWTVMRRILFPAVLPAVLTGVRLSIGIAWLVIVAAEMLTGGLGIGFWIWNEWNNLNVENILIAIVIIGVVGLLLEQGLMLLARRFSWEK
- a CDS encoding ABC transporter ATP-binding protein, whose amino-acid sequence is MKKIIQVQNVSQHFSTASGEFIALSNVSFDIAEGETISLIGHSGCGKSTLLNLIAGITLPSEGGLLCDNREIAGPGPERAVVFQNHSLLPWMTCFDNVALAVDQVFRRTMSRAERREWIIHNLERVQMGHAIDKRPGEISGGMKQRVGIARALAMKPKVLLMDEPFGALDALTRAHLQDAVMHIQQELRTTIVLITHDVDEAVLLSDRVLMMTNGPAATVGETLLVDLPRPRNRVELAEDRRYHHLRQQVLRFLYEKQPKAA